In Terriglobales bacterium, the sequence CATAGCCTCAACTACAGGCAGTCCGAAACCTTCTGACTCCGATGGCTGGAGCAGCAAACTGGCACGCCGATAAACGGAAGCAAGTAGCTGTGGCGTGAGGCGCGGTAGCACATCGATGGCTTCACGGATTCCGAGCCTCCGCGCCATCGAAGCCTGATCGGCAGTGAAGTCGCCTCCCACGCGAAGCAGGCGCATGGTTGGCAAAATCTGGCGGAGGCTCGCGAATATCTGAAGAAGCACGTCGATTCGCTTGCGGGCAATGGTGCTGCCCACGTGCAGCAACTCGGGCAATTCTCCCGATGCGCGGCGAAGCAGGCGAGTAACTTCCTCGTCGGCTGACCCGTTGCCTTGCGGCGAGAATGCAGGATGGACACCATTGTGGACAACCGAAAGCCGTGCGGGAGGAAAGAGGCGGTGTTCAAGCACAGCACGGCGGGTTGCTTCGCTATCGCAGGTGATCCACGCGGCCCGGCGCAGGCCGCGAAGAATTCGGCGCGTCATCAGACGGAAAGGCAGAGATCGTGATTCTTTGTCGGGTTCCAGCAAGCAACGGAACGCGTCCAGATCGTGACAGGTCACGATGACGCGTTCCGCAGGAAGGTAGTTCGCCAAGTGAGCGTAGCTGTGATCCAGAATGTGAAATAGCTCGAAGTTTGAAGAGAGCTGAGCCACAGTACGCGGATAATCGAAGAAGCGCGCCCAAGCTCGGTCAGCTTTCCAGTGCAGGCCGCCGCTGGCGCCGGCGCTAGCCTTGGAGAACCGCCGGCGCATGGCAGG encodes:
- a CDS encoding glycosyltransferase family 1 protein is translated as MELVSSMLLGNLVENFGDQVTAAAIRPAMRRRFSKASAGASGGLHWKADRAWARFFDYPRTVAQLSSNFELFHILDHSYAHLANYLPAERVIVTCHDLDAFRCLLEPDKESRSLPFRLMTRRILRGLRRAAWITCDSEATRRAVLEHRLFPPARLSVVHNGVHPAFSPQGNGSADEEVTRLLRRASGELPELLHVGSTIARKRIDVLLQIFASLRQILPTMRLLRVGGDFTADQASMARRLGIREAIDVLPRLTPQLLASVYRRASLLLQPSESEGFGLPVVEAMACGTPVVASDIPALREVGGDAAVFCPLTDVHGWVRTCIGLLEAKTRDPQRDSSRRALCLKRSQQFCWTEYARRMVEIYERVAHQC